A genomic segment from Diospyros lotus cultivar Yz01 chromosome 5, ASM1463336v1, whole genome shotgun sequence encodes:
- the LOC127801151 gene encoding 2-oxoglutarate-dependent dioxygenase 19-like, producing the protein MAVATHQSSLSISPESTPAPVPKPTSVKGLVESSVRVDSIPSTFSFNTRADDSAASESEDSIPVIDFSALTSDDPRVRSEAIRDLAKACEDWGFFMVVNHGVTERLMEAVLDGCDRFFNLPDEEKRQFKAKDFWDPLKFGSGVDIKVEKFFLWRDFLKCYTHPEFNFFEVPPGFRDVAREYCTKTREVARGILRGISQSLGLEETYIEKEMNFAAGLQIFAANFYPPCPQPELAIGLPPHTDPGLVTLLIQNGVAGLQVPAPYKDKWVNVDPVPGSIMVHTCDQLEVLTNGRYKSHPHRAVLNNTTRRISIAMGNGPSLDTVVAPAPAFVDGERRPAQFTPMKYKEFMELQQWVQLKEKTMLDHVRVQASQ; encoded by the exons atggcAGTAGCAACTCATCAATCTTCACTTTCAATTTCACCGGAAAGTACTCCAGCACCGGTGCCGAAGCCGACGAGCGTGAAAGGTCTGGTGGAATCGTCGGTCAGGGTGGATTCCATCCCCTCCACCTTCTCCTTCAACACTCGGGCCGACGATTCCGCCGCCTCCGAATCAGAGGACTCCATTCCCGTCATCGACTTCTCGGCTCTCACCTCCGATGATCCTCGTGTACGCTCCGAAGCCATCCGCGACCTCGCTAAGGCCTGCGAGGACTGGGGTTTCTTCATG GTGGTGAATCACGGCGTGACGGAGAGGTTGATGGAGGCGGTGCTGGACGGCTGCGACCGGTTTTTCAACCTGCCGGACGAGGAGAAGCGGCAGTTCAAGGCGAAGGACTTCTGGGATCCGCTCAAGTTCGGCAGCGGCGTCGACATTAAGGTGGAGAAGTTCTTCCTCTGGAGGGACTTCTTGAAGTGTTATACCCATCCCGAGTTCAATTTCTTTGAGGTGCCTCCCGGGttcag GGACGTCGCTAGAGAGTACTGCACAAAGACTAGAGAGGTGGCGAGGGGAATACTCAGGGGAATATCACAAAGCTTAGGGTTGGAAGAAACCTACATCGAGAAGGAGATGAACTTCGCCGCCGGCCTCCAAATCTTCGCCGCCAACTTCTACCCGCCATGCCCGCAGCCGGAGCTCGCAATCGGGCTTCCCCCGCACACCGATCCCGGCCTCGTCACCCTACTCATCCAGAACGGCGTTGCCGGCCTGCAAGTTCCGGCACCCTACAAAGACAAGTGGGTCAACGTCGATCCGGTTCCCGGCTCCATCATGGTTCACACCTGCGACCAGCTAGAGGTGCTCACCAATGGCCGGTACAAGAGCCATCCTCATCGGGCGGTTCTCAACAACACGACGAGGAGGATCTCCATTGCCATGGGAAACGGGCCATCGCTTGACACTGTGGTAGCCCCCGCACCGGCGTTTGTGGACGGTGAGAGGCGGCCGGCTCAGTTCACGCCGATGAAGTATAAGGAGTTCATGGAGCTTCAGCAATGGGTTCAGCTTAAGGAGAAGACGATGCTAGACCATGTTCGGGTTCAAGCTTCgcaatga